A window from Felis catus isolate Fca126 chromosome B1, F.catus_Fca126_mat1.0, whole genome shotgun sequence encodes these proteins:
- the ERVMER34-1 gene encoding endogenous retroviral envelope protein HEMO — MGSLSNCVLLQLTVTAFSTIQAQSRYPLPPLFQTLATLANLSDCWLCQHLDNAQEPELVFVPAHASTWWTHSGQWMHKREWYPQTRGHNHSTSSYGRVLWHWETSAEAQGLSLTQVRLLEGNFSVCIENKNGTGPFLGDVPKQYCNQTIWFDSTDGTFRPSIDVANESKTDYYDANVCLVTGQYSWFAGHTTGTWNSSPFPLVGLPNTQDYIWVDQNSGMTWLGNDTYLYSCQNQTKGLLYQIFRNLFCSYRLTEAHGKWRCADANITNDKGHGGHPMPAWWVTRSTLTLSVNNSGLFILCGNKVYKEFPPNWSGRCGLGYLAPSVSQYPAFNGSQITGVGSLIHKVAPHRRTQRDVIDPPPVYHNPNSSRALFSRLGTSDLEEAILNISKATEQGLAATVQTSEARQSRVSSLLSALQNHHLDLSAAQQGRTCTIVGNQCCLYVNKSKEVRFLLNSVKERIDSRRRMRELAFNWTDLVSGVRDWFSGHWGHMFGFVLLGFIIVLICVAVRRSLTSRVPAQVSSSQHYTGLLACGTSCEVSNKETRGPAPPEGHKDSFALTASEQTAAAERGLLQTSL, encoded by the coding sequence ATGGGCTCCCTTTCAAACTGTGTCTTGCTTCAGCTAACCGTTACTGCTTTTTCAACAATTCAAGCACAATCCCGGTACCCACTCCCACCCCTCTTCCAAACCCTGGCCACCTTAGCTAATTTATCTGACTGCTGGTTATGTCAACACCTAGATAACGCACAAGAACCTGAATTAGTTTTTGTTCCTGCCCATGCAAGCACCTGGTGGACCCATTCTGGACAGTGGATGCATAAAAGGGAATGGTATCCACAAACAAGAGGACACAATCACTCTACTTCCTCCTATGGTAGAGTACTTTGGCATTGGGAAACTTCTGCAGAAGCTCAAGGTCTGTCATTAACTCAGGTGAGACTTTTGGAGGGAAATTTTTCTGTTtgcattgaaaacaaaaatggcacTGGACCCTTCCTAGGTGACGTACCAAAACAATACTGTAATCAAACAATATGGTTTGATTCCACAGATGGCACCTTCAGACCTTCTATAGATGTTGCAAATGAGTCCAAGACGGATTATTATGATGCAAATGTTTGCCTAGTCACTGGACAATATTCCTGGTTTGCAGGCCACACGACTGGGACCTGGAACAGCTCACCTTTTCCCCTGGTCGGTCTGCCCAATACCCAAGACTACATATGGGTGGACCAAAATTCTGGAATGACCTGGTTAGGTAATGACACCTATCTCTATAGCTGCCAGAATCAAACCAAAGGTCTTCTATACCAGATATTTCGCAACTTGTTTTGTTCTTATAGGCTGACAGAGGCACATGGTAAATGGAGATGTGCAGATGCCAACATAACTAATGACAAAGGTCATGGTGGACACCCGATGCCAGCCTGGTGGGTCACACGTTCCACTCTGACCTTGTCCGTGAACAACTCTGGTCTTTTTATCTTATGTGGTAATAAAGTATATAAGGAGTTCCCACCTAACTGGTCAGGGCGATGTGGACTCGGCTACCTAGCACCTTCCGTCAGCCAGTATCCCGCTTTCAATGGTAGCCAGATTACAGGTGTGGGCTCCTTAATACATAAAGTAGCACCACACAGACGTACGCAACGAGACGTCATAGACCCTCCACCCGTTTATCACAACCCCAATTCGTCAAGGGCCCTTTTTTCAAGATTGGGAACTTCTGATCTAGAAGAAGCAATTCTAAACATTTCCAAAGCCACCGAACAAGGATTGGCTGCCACGGTGCAGACCTCGGAGGCGCGCCAGTCAAGAGTTAGCAGCTTACTCTCTGCACTCCAAAATCACCATCTGGATCTATCGGCTGCTCAACAAGGAAGAACGTGTACGATCGTTGGCAACCAGTGCTGCCTCTATGTAAACAAGTCAAAAGAAGTGAGGTTTCTTTTGAACAGTGTGAAGGAACGGATCGACAGTCGACGTCGAATGAGGGAATTAGCCTTTAATTGGACTGACCTCGTCTCAGGAGTGAGAGACTGGTTCAGTGGACATTGGGGCCACATGTTTGGATTTGTTCTGCTCGGCTTCATCATTGTTCTCATCTGTGTTGCCGTTCGCAGATCTCTCACCTCCCGAGTTCCTGCCCAAGTGTCCTCTTCACAGCACTACACGGGGCTCCTTGCCTGTGGAACTTCATGTGAGGTTTCAAACAAGGAAACCAGGGGACCAGCCCCACCAGAAGGGCATAAAGACtcctttgcactgacagcatctGAACAAACAGCAGCTGCAGAAAGAGGCCTACTTCAGACTTCTCTTTGA